Genomic segment of Nitrospinota bacterium:
TAAGAAAAAGTGCTTATCTTTCTTTTGTTTTAATCGGGCAATACTCTTAGTAACATCCGCAACATCACCTTTACTCGGCAAAGGCTTATTGAAAAGGGTCTTGCGGTTAGCGCCTTTAACAGAATATCCGTGTGGGTTATGTAAAATACCATCGTCCTGATTAATTACTTTTACCACACCACCTGATTTTTTCTCAGCTTTAGTGGGCTTTCGAATCACACCCATTTTTTGTTTGATATCACATTTATCAAAATCAAAAACAAATTTACCGGCATCACCCCAAGGTTTACCTGTTTCAATATTCTCTATGAATACCACGGCATTTTGAAGTTTACCACCAGCTGCTGCAACTTTCACACGTGGTCGAATTCCATCCTTGGCGTCAGGATGTGTAGAACAAAACTCAACATTCTTGCCCTTAGACAAGTCTTCCATAATCGGAGCCATAGGCTCACCTTTCAACGAAACAGTTCCTGTGAT
This window contains:
- a CDS encoding carboxypeptidase regulatory-like domain-containing protein — encoded protein: ITGTVSLKGEPMAPIMEDLSKGKNVEFCSTHPDAKDGIRPRVKVAAAGGKLQNAVVFIENIETGKPWGDAGKFVFDFDKCDIKQKMGVIRKPTKAEKKSGGVVKVINQDDGILHNPHGYSVKGANRKTLFNKPLPSKGDVADVTKSIARLKQKKDKHFFLQCDQHNFMEADARIVWNPYYAITGADGSFTIDGVPDGKYKVTAWQPYVGESTAEVTVSGGAAKADFTLTAK